The proteins below are encoded in one region of Flavobacterium nackdongense:
- a CDS encoding agmatine deiminase family protein: MTTTNRRFPAEWEKQEGILLCFPHNGKDWPGKYEAIQWAFVEFIKKVATFEKVFLVVADEKLKAKVSEMLETATVQMTNVSFIIYKTNRSWMRDSGPIIVQNGTKREALNFNFNGWAKYKNINLDKQVPAKVGEFLKLPITQVLYNGKPVIVEGGAIDTNGKGTLLTSEECLMHPTIQVRNPGFTKADYEAVFKEYLGITNVIWLGDGIEGDDTHGHIDDLCRFVNEDTIVTIVEQNPKDNNYKPLQDNLKRLQNAKLENGKSPQIVELPMPKRIDFDGLRLPASYANFLILNQCVLVPTFNDANDRIALNIIADCFPDREIIGINTIDLIWGFGTLHCLSQQIPA; the protein is encoded by the coding sequence ATGACCACTACAAACAGACGTTTCCCCGCTGAATGGGAAAAACAAGAAGGAATTTTATTGTGTTTTCCGCATAATGGCAAAGATTGGCCAGGGAAATACGAAGCTATTCAATGGGCTTTTGTAGAATTTATCAAAAAAGTGGCTACTTTCGAAAAAGTATTTTTGGTCGTTGCCGATGAAAAGCTAAAGGCAAAAGTTTCGGAAATGTTAGAAACAGCAACGGTTCAAATGACTAATGTTTCTTTCATCATTTATAAAACCAACCGAAGCTGGATGCGGGATTCGGGACCGATTATTGTTCAAAACGGAACCAAAAGAGAAGCTTTGAATTTCAATTTTAATGGTTGGGCCAAGTATAAAAACATTAATTTAGACAAGCAGGTTCCTGCAAAAGTGGGCGAATTTCTAAAACTTCCTATAACCCAAGTTTTATACAACGGAAAACCCGTAATTGTTGAAGGCGGAGCAATTGACACCAATGGAAAAGGAACTTTATTAACTTCGGAAGAATGTTTGATGCATCCAACAATTCAAGTTAGAAATCCTGGTTTTACCAAAGCAGATTACGAAGCGGTTTTCAAAGAATATTTGGGCATCACCAATGTGATTTGGTTGGGCGATGGCATCGAAGGCGATGATACTCACGGTCATATCGATGATTTGTGCCGTTTTGTAAACGAAGACACCATCGTTACCATTGTAGAACAAAATCCTAAAGACAACAATTACAAACCTTTGCAAGACAATTTAAAACGTTTGCAAAACGCAAAATTAGAAAACGGAAAATCGCCACAAATAGTGGAATTACCAATGCCAAAACGCATCGACTTTGATGGATTGCGATTGCCTGCCAGTTATGCCAATTTTTTGATTTTAAACCAATGTGTTTTGGTACCGACTTTTAATGATGCCAACGATAGAATTGCATTAAACATCATTGCCGATTGTTTTCCTGATAGAGAAATCATCGGAATTAATACCATCGATTTGATTTGGGGGTTTGGAACTTTGCATTGCTTGAGCCAGCAAATCCCTGCATAA
- a CDS encoding HipA domain-containing protein, with translation MKNYKKKYLARLENKTAEVQEKEPFYGRRCLHCYEPLFDPTSDFHEACNKRFFGQLKTPQLGYSLDNLQELATQVIQSQMAVTGVQAKVSLSLYRKQDKNLTKKLTIVGLYGDYILKPPSEHYAQLPELESVTMHMAAVCGINVVPHSLIHLQDSTLCYITKRVDRTRKGKLQMEDMCQLSERLTEDKYKGSHEQVAKLVLKYSSNPLLDVSNFYEQVLFSFFTGNTDMHLKNFSLLEKEGQGLSLCPGYDLVPTALVNPADTEELALTLNAKKRKLNYNDFLAAYENGGLNKKVLDNTLELFQYCKPEMEAVLAKSFVSEEYKENYNTLLNNRYKQLGL, from the coding sequence ATGAAGAATTATAAAAAGAAATATTTAGCAAGATTAGAAAACAAAACCGCAGAAGTTCAAGAAAAAGAACCTTTCTATGGTAGAAGGTGCTTGCATTGTTATGAACCTCTTTTTGACCCTACTTCCGATTTTCACGAAGCTTGCAACAAACGTTTTTTTGGACAACTAAAAACCCCTCAATTGGGGTACAGTTTAGATAATTTGCAAGAATTGGCTACACAAGTAATCCAAAGTCAAATGGCGGTTACGGGTGTTCAAGCCAAAGTATCGTTGAGTTTATACAGAAAACAAGATAAAAATTTAACCAAAAAATTGACCATCGTTGGGCTTTATGGCGATTACATCCTAAAACCTCCATCCGAACATTATGCACAATTGCCCGAATTAGAAAGTGTCACAATGCATATGGCTGCTGTTTGTGGCATAAACGTAGTTCCGCATAGCCTAATCCATTTGCAAGATAGCACTTTGTGTTATATCACCAAACGTGTCGATAGAACCCGAAAAGGAAAACTACAGATGGAAGATATGTGCCAACTCAGCGAACGACTTACCGAAGACAAATACAAAGGAAGTCACGAACAAGTAGCTAAATTGGTCTTGAAATATTCCTCCAATCCTTTGCTTGATGTTAGTAATTTTTATGAACAGGTTTTGTTTAGTTTTTTTACAGGAAACACCGATATGCATTTGAAGAATTTCTCGCTTTTAGAAAAAGAAGGACAAGGTTTGAGTTTGTGTCCTGGGTATGATTTAGTGCCAACAGCATTAGTAAACCCAGCAGACACCGAAGAATTAGCCTTAACCCTAAACGCAAAAAAGAGAAAACTAAATTACAATGATTTTCTTGCTGCTTATGAAAATGGTGGTTTAAATAAGAAAGTTTTAGACAATACTTTAGAACTTTTTCAGTATTGCAAACCCGAAATGGAAGCCGTTTTAGCAAAAAGTTTTGTAAGCGAGGAATACAAAGAAAACTATAATACTCTACTAAATAATAGGTATAAACAGTTAGGTTTGTAA
- a CDS encoding HipA N-terminal domain-containing protein, with the protein MNRSGKVYMKNVFCGVVSETDAGYLFEYNQDYVQNDQAQAVSLTLPLTEKPYQSKTLFAFFDGLIPEGWLLDLAERNWKINYKDRMGLLLSCCKDCIGAVSVVNNEEL; encoded by the coding sequence ATGAATAGAAGTGGAAAAGTATATATGAAAAATGTTTTCTGTGGCGTAGTAAGCGAAACTGACGCTGGCTATTTATTTGAATATAACCAAGACTATGTACAAAATGACCAAGCACAAGCAGTAAGTTTGACTTTACCGCTAACCGAAAAACCCTATCAAAGCAAAACATTATTTGCTTTTTTTGACGGATTAATCCCCGAAGGATGGCTTTTAGACCTAGCCGAAAGAAATTGGAAAATAAACTATAAAGACAGAATGGGACTGCTCCTCAGCTGCTGTAAAGATTGCATTGGAGCCGTAAGCGTTGTAAACAATGAAGAATTATAA
- a CDS encoding helix-turn-helix transcriptional regulator → MKENLNHISIHVKAKRKQNKLTQPELALKAGVGLRFVRDLEQGKNSLRMDKVNDVLRLFGETLGVVQMDRGKLLGNE, encoded by the coding sequence ATGAAGGAAAATCTAAATCATATCAGTATTCACGTTAAGGCAAAACGAAAACAAAACAAACTAACACAACCCGAATTAGCGCTTAAAGCTGGGGTTGGTTTGCGATTTGTAAGAGATTTAGAACAAGGAAAAAACAGCTTGCGAATGGACAAAGTAAACGACGTACTGCGATTATTTGGAGAAACATTAGGAGTAGTCCAGATGGATCGAGGTAAATTATTAGGAAATGAATAG
- a CDS encoding carbon-nitrogen hydrolase has translation MPKKKYKIAVIQLNLNDVAENNLKKCLSWVRDAASKGAEVISLPELYSSHYFCQSEDVDNFALAEPLYSTSFIAFSALAKELGVVIIVPFFEKRMAGIYHNSAYIIDTDGSEAGLYRKMHIPDDPHFYEKFYFTPGDLGFKAFPTQKGKIGTLICWDQWYPEAARLTALQGADVLFYPTAIGWHPLEKEQYGENQHGAWMNVMKGHAVANGVYVAAANRIGLEQYIEGTAGIQFWGSSFIAGPQGEILAQASHDKEEILIAEVDLDLQENVRQNWPFFRDRRIDAFGDITKRAID, from the coding sequence ATGCCAAAGAAGAAATACAAAATAGCGGTTATTCAATTGAATCTAAACGATGTTGCCGAAAATAACCTGAAAAAATGTTTGAGTTGGGTTAGAGATGCTGCCAGTAAAGGTGCCGAAGTAATTTCTTTACCCGAATTGTACAGTAGCCACTATTTTTGTCAAAGCGAGGATGTTGATAATTTTGCATTGGCAGAACCTTTGTACAGCACTTCATTTATCGCTTTTAGTGCATTGGCAAAAGAATTGGGAGTCGTGATTATTGTTCCTTTCTTCGAAAAAAGAATGGCGGGAATATACCACAACAGTGCGTATATCATCGACACCGATGGTTCCGAAGCAGGATTGTACCGCAAAATGCACATTCCAGACGATCCGCATTTTTACGAAAAGTTTTATTTCACTCCAGGCGATTTGGGTTTTAAGGCCTTCCCTACTCAAAAAGGAAAAATTGGAACGCTTATTTGTTGGGATCAATGGTATCCAGAAGCGGCTCGCTTAACTGCTTTGCAAGGGGCTGATGTGTTGTTTTATCCAACAGCAATTGGTTGGCATCCTTTGGAAAAAGAGCAATATGGTGAAAATCAACACGGTGCTTGGATGAATGTAATGAAAGGTCACGCTGTGGCAAATGGCGTGTATGTCGCCGCTGCCAATAGAATTGGATTAGAACAATATATCGAAGGAACAGCTGGAATCCAGTTTTGGGGTTCGTCATTTATAGCTGGGCCTCAAGGCGAAATTTTGGCGCAAGCCTCACACGATAAAGAAGAAATTTTAATTGCCGAAGTAGACTTGGATTTGCAAGAAAATGTGCGTCAGAATTGGCCTTTCTTTAGAGATAGACGAATCGATGCGTTTGGAGATATTACCAAAAGAGCGATTGATTAA
- a CDS encoding DUF808 domain-containing protein, with product MASGFFALLDDIAAIMDDVAVMSKLAAKKTAGILGDDLAVNAEKASGFISSREIPVLWAIAKGSLLNKIIILPIAFLLSATFPLAIIVILVLGGLYLAYEGAEKIFEYFFPHKHAATHLAEREFSDEEILAVEKEKIKSAIVTDFILSVEIVIIALGTVLEKSIGTQIMVVSIIALLATVGVYGIVALIVRMDELGYKLIALSTKERSFSKTIGNLLVRALPKVIKSLSFIGTIALLLVAGGIFAHNIDFLHHAFPNVPSTVTEFIFGLIIGFLVLGIVTLFKKVFKKK from the coding sequence ATGGCATCAGGTTTTTTCGCATTATTAGATGATATCGCTGCAATTATGGATGATGTGGCAGTAATGAGTAAATTGGCAGCCAAAAAAACGGCAGGGATTTTAGGCGATGATTTGGCCGTAAATGCCGAAAAAGCCTCTGGATTTATTTCTTCGAGAGAAATACCCGTTTTGTGGGCCATTGCCAAAGGATCTTTGCTCAATAAAATAATCATTTTACCAATTGCTTTTCTTTTGAGCGCCACTTTCCCTTTGGCCATAATAGTCATTTTGGTGCTTGGCGGACTTTATTTGGCCTATGAAGGTGCCGAAAAAATATTCGAATATTTCTTTCCACATAAACATGCTGCCACACATCTGGCCGAGCGAGAATTTTCCGATGAAGAAATTTTAGCAGTTGAAAAAGAGAAAATAAAATCAGCCATCGTGACCGATTTTATTCTTTCGGTCGAAATAGTAATTATTGCACTTGGCACTGTTTTAGAAAAATCAATTGGTACTCAAATTATGGTCGTCAGCATTATTGCATTACTAGCCACGGTCGGGGTTTATGGAATCGTCGCTTTGATCGTGCGAATGGATGAATTAGGCTATAAACTAATTGCACTGAGTACAAAAGAACGCAGTTTTTCAAAAACAATAGGCAATTTATTGGTTCGAGCCTTGCCCAAAGTTATCAAAAGTTTATCTTTTATTGGCACTATCGCTTTACTCCTAGTTGCTGGCGGCATCTTTGCTCACAATATTGATTTTCTGCATCATGCTTTTCCTAATGTACCTTCAACAGTAACAGAATTTATTTTCGGATTAATCATCGGATTTCTAGTTTTAGGAATTGTTACCCTATTTAAAAAAGTATTCAAAAAAAAGTAA
- a CDS encoding pyruvate kinase has protein sequence MKIEKLSRELNEILQSIIVNESKIDATISEIHPAYRLSAKNLCRYLILRSYDLRKYHASLSDFGVSSLGASEGYVYSNLYNVVRNLKLIQGLPIDEKSNIEIIGYERSCELIKKNANHLFNEGSRNQFIEIMVTLPNEAAENKSIIEEMVENGLEIARINLSHGDIDIWTKMVQFINEIKAETEHKLKIYMDLSGPKLRTSPIEIKGKKGKTKTGIPIKVGEHIILTKRATLGKKSKFGKNKEQLKKAEIGVALPEIIDDVKIDDIILFDDGMIKSVVVSKTDEDVELLITHCYKNKLSSEKGINLPDTKLNLPALTKKDIENLDFVCKNADIVGYSFVRTGADVQYLYEQLTRHNAKDLGVVFKIENKEAFENLPLILLEGMKRDKIGVMIARGDLAVEIGFERSSEVQNQILWLCEAAHIPVIWATQVLENLAKTGIPTRAEISDVIQGMQAECIMLNKGPFINDAIQMLQNIMVRMEAHSFKKKNSLRALNIAKNSVNQLMGELIIPQKKQN, from the coding sequence ATGAAAATTGAAAAATTAAGTAGAGAATTGAATGAAATTTTACAGTCTATTATAGTCAACGAGTCGAAAATAGATGCTACTATATCCGAAATTCACCCAGCCTACCGATTAAGTGCCAAAAATTTGTGCCGGTATTTGATCTTGAGGAGCTACGATTTAAGAAAATATCACGCCAGTTTATCGGATTTTGGCGTTTCCTCTTTGGGTGCCTCCGAAGGCTATGTGTACAGCAACCTCTATAATGTTGTCCGAAATTTAAAATTGATTCAAGGACTTCCCATCGACGAAAAATCGAATATCGAAATCATAGGTTATGAAAGAAGTTGCGAACTGATTAAGAAAAATGCCAACCATTTATTCAATGAAGGAAGCCGAAATCAATTCATTGAAATTATGGTTACCTTGCCCAACGAAGCGGCAGAAAACAAATCGATTATTGAGGAAATGGTGGAAAACGGGTTGGAAATAGCCCGAATTAATTTAAGTCACGGTGATATTGATATTTGGACCAAAATGGTGCAATTTATCAACGAAATTAAAGCCGAAACCGAGCATAAATTGAAAATCTACATGGATTTGTCAGGGCCAAAATTAAGAACTTCGCCAATTGAAATCAAAGGAAAAAAAGGCAAAACAAAAACCGGCATCCCCATCAAGGTGGGTGAGCATATTATTTTAACCAAAAGGGCGACCTTAGGGAAGAAATCAAAATTCGGAAAAAACAAGGAGCAACTAAAAAAAGCAGAAATTGGCGTGGCTCTTCCTGAAATAATTGATGATGTAAAAATTGATGATATCATTTTATTCGATGACGGAATGATTAAGTCGGTTGTGGTTTCGAAAACGGATGAAGATGTCGAACTTTTGATCACACATTGTTACAAAAATAAATTATCCTCTGAAAAAGGCATTAACCTGCCAGACACCAAGTTGAACCTTCCTGCCTTGACCAAGAAAGATATCGAAAACTTAGATTTTGTGTGCAAAAATGCAGATATTGTAGGGTATTCATTTGTAAGAACTGGTGCTGATGTCCAATATCTATACGAACAATTAACCCGTCATAACGCCAAGGATTTAGGTGTAGTTTTCAAAATCGAAAACAAAGAAGCTTTCGAAAACTTACCATTAATTCTACTCGAAGGAATGAAACGAGATAAAATAGGTGTGATGATTGCCCGGGGAGATTTGGCAGTGGAAATAGGTTTCGAACGAAGTTCCGAGGTCCAAAATCAAATACTTTGGCTCTGTGAAGCCGCTCATATTCCGGTTATTTGGGCTACCCAAGTGCTCGAAAATTTAGCCAAAACTGGGATTCCAACCCGAGCCGAAATTAGTGATGTGATTCAGGGTATGCAAGCCGAATGTATTATGCTCAATAAAGGCCCCTTCATCAATGATGCGATCCAAATGCTTCAAAATATTATGGTTAGAATGGAAGCACATTCCTTTAAGAAAAAGAACTCACTTAGGGCTTTGAATATTGCTAAAAACTCCGTAAATCAACTTATGGGAGAACTAATAATACCTCAAAAAAAACAAAATTAG
- a CDS encoding phosphodiester glycosidase family protein, translated as MKKIISLFLFFNALVLEAQNITWAQITSQHSMPKGVRVFSGEDPSIPLKIKYIDIDLNRSDLELTPILSSTKSSARNWAANLGALAVMNGGYFGGNTSYSAVINQTVEAKNIASVKRKDLLYPLTRGFFGFNLDGSMAVKWIYHFGNTKQDLYYYDSPFPNADGFPAKIPTKGQGFQWHNLKNGMGAGPVLIKNGTIVDTYDEEVFWGSGVSNTSLDPRSAIGFTKKNHLILLVADGRQPGISIGATLPQMASILEKLGCYEALNCDGGGSTQLATPITFINTPSESYRSIPSVWALHKKPTLKTPTPIAPIDNYASSTPTVYIAWDRPTNKKCTYRLQIAFSNENWNQYTGFTTATSTDKTIIINQETTNTNYTFSNLVRGKMYYWTVAAYKNGKLKSYYTTPQNFIFNSDEKAK; from the coding sequence ATGAAAAAAATCATATCCTTATTCCTGTTTTTTAATGCGTTGGTCCTTGAAGCTCAAAATATTACTTGGGCACAAATTACGTCCCAACATAGCATGCCTAAAGGTGTGCGCGTATTTTCGGGCGAAGATCCAAGCATTCCACTAAAAATAAAATACATCGATATCGACCTAAACCGATCTGATTTAGAATTAACACCAATACTGTCTTCCACAAAATCAAGTGCAAGAAATTGGGCTGCTAATTTAGGAGCTCTTGCCGTAATGAATGGCGGTTATTTTGGTGGAAACACTTCCTATTCTGCCGTTATAAATCAAACTGTTGAAGCCAAAAATATCGCCTCGGTAAAACGAAAAGACCTACTATATCCCCTAACCAGAGGCTTCTTCGGATTCAATCTCGATGGGTCGATGGCAGTAAAATGGATCTATCATTTTGGCAATACAAAACAAGACCTGTATTATTATGACTCTCCTTTTCCAAATGCCGATGGATTTCCGGCAAAAATACCAACTAAAGGTCAAGGTTTTCAATGGCATAATTTAAAAAATGGAATGGGTGCGGGCCCAGTATTAATCAAAAACGGAACGATTGTAGATACTTATGACGAAGAAGTTTTTTGGGGTTCTGGAGTTTCAAATACGAGTTTGGACCCGAGATCCGCCATTGGATTTACCAAAAAAAATCACCTCATTCTATTGGTGGCAGACGGCAGACAGCCCGGAATTTCAATAGGAGCTACATTACCGCAAATGGCATCGATACTGGAAAAACTAGGATGTTATGAAGCCTTGAATTGCGATGGTGGTGGTTCTACACAGTTGGCAACTCCTATTACTTTCATCAATACACCCTCGGAATCGTATCGTTCTATCCCCTCAGTTTGGGCGTTACACAAGAAACCAACTTTGAAAACACCTACTCCAATTGCTCCAATAGACAATTATGCAAGTTCAACACCTACGGTGTATATTGCTTGGGATAGGCCAACAAATAAAAAATGTACGTATCGGTTGCAAATTGCCTTTTCAAATGAAAATTGGAACCAGTATACTGGTTTTACTACTGCGACTTCAACTGATAAAACTATAATTATCAATCAAGAAACCACGAATACGAATTACACGTTTTCAAATTTAGTTCGAGGAAAAATGTATTATTGGACCGTGGCTGCGTACAAAAATGGAAAATTGAAATCGTATTACACCACTCCCCAAAATTTTATCTTTAATTCTGACGAAAAAGCAAAATAA
- a CDS encoding T9SS type A sorting domain-containing protein translates to MKKIYLVLFLASFCIGNAQINWKRSVANGNLPAWMATANNERGTAALNDKMYVVSRATTPPTIRVINGVDGTDAAANVSNYTGVIGGNVPLNDVEVSANGAILACNLMVNGYVSPANDNSTFKIYKWDSETAVPTLYTSYNGSSLTEQVRLGDTFSVTGDISSNAVIFAAGRTVAPTTGFRVIRWIVTGGAVETTPTVITIPALTASTTIVSVTPLGLTATSRFIVKASGNLMTVHNADGSVVPGESIPEAVLPKSANDIRYFEVGLKKYVAAYLYGGTNELAKLIDVTTGFASASTVAVTPALGTVSNGNTSGGIGLKVVPDLVDGIANTITVYTLAGNNGISGTTLVKDGVTVVLGNKDFSAANARKATKIFPNPARNEFYIAIDTDIDKDAQAYIYDIQGRQVKSAKIQDNVQTINIQDLNAGEYVVKVVNGSINNTAKLLKK, encoded by the coding sequence ATGAAAAAAATTTACTTAGTATTATTTTTGGCTAGTTTCTGCATAGGAAACGCCCAAATTAATTGGAAAAGAAGTGTTGCAAATGGCAATCTGCCTGCTTGGATGGCAACCGCAAATAACGAAAGAGGTACGGCAGCGCTAAACGACAAAATGTATGTGGTTTCCCGAGCTACAACACCACCAACAATTAGAGTGATTAATGGTGTTGACGGTACTGATGCTGCGGCAAATGTAAGTAATTACACAGGTGTTATTGGAGGAAATGTTCCATTAAATGACGTAGAAGTTAGTGCTAATGGCGCTATTTTAGCTTGTAATTTAATGGTTAACGGTTATGTTTCTCCAGCTAATGACAATTCTACTTTCAAAATTTACAAGTGGGATAGTGAAACCGCTGTCCCAACTCTTTATACCTCTTATAATGGATCATCTCTTACAGAGCAAGTACGTTTAGGAGATACTTTTTCGGTAACAGGCGATATTTCTAGTAATGCCGTAATTTTTGCCGCTGGTAGAACCGTAGCACCTACAACTGGCTTTAGAGTAATTAGATGGATTGTAACTGGAGGCGCAGTAGAAACAACACCAACTGTTATAACCATACCTGCTTTGACAGCATCAACTACTATAGTTTCAGTCACACCTCTTGGTTTAACAGCAACCTCTCGATTTATAGTAAAAGCAAGTGGTAACTTGATGACTGTACACAATGCGGATGGATCAGTAGTACCCGGAGAGTCTATACCTGAAGCAGTTCTTCCTAAATCCGCTAATGATATACGTTATTTTGAAGTTGGTCTTAAGAAATATGTTGCTGCCTATTTATATGGTGGTACTAATGAACTTGCAAAATTAATTGACGTTACAACTGGTTTTGCGAGTGCATCAACTGTGGCTGTTACACCTGCACTGGGAACTGTATCCAATGGGAATACAAGTGGTGGAATAGGTCTAAAAGTGGTTCCAGATTTGGTAGATGGTATTGCAAATACAATCACAGTTTACACCTTAGCAGGTAATAACGGTATCAGCGGAACGACTCTTGTCAAAGATGGGGTAACCGTAGTTTTAGGAAACAAAGATTTTTCAGCTGCAAATGCTCGAAAAGCGACTAAAATTTTCCCTAATCCAGCTAGAAATGAATTTTACATTGCTATCGATACTGATATAGACAAGGACGCTCAGGCCTATATTTATGACATTCAAGGTCGACAAGTAAAATCGGCAAAAATTCAAGATAACGTTCAAACTATCAACATTCAAGACTTAAATGCTGGTGAATATGTGGTAAAAGTTGTGAATGGTAGTATTAATAACACTGCCAAATTATTAAAAAAATAA
- a CDS encoding ROK family transcriptional regulator, whose amino-acid sequence MNLKDLLDNSLDKSLSDQKWHMLRQTIVKRLLSSGNATITELSSELQSSVPTVTKAVNELLAEGYMIDMGKVTNSGGRRPSLYSINPTCAYFMGVEVNISDLSIGLQNIKNEFVSIEMGTSFILQNTQESLMEFCEILNSFIEDSSVAKDMIVGVCINFSGRINSMEGFSYNYFYSENRPLTEIISEQLTIPVHLENDTRAMAFGEYREGVVDHEQNIIFLNYSWGVAIGMITDGKLYYGKSGYSGEFGHSTIFNNEIMCQCGKLGCLETEISGWSLVKQFQEAISQGKQSNVSIDENLLGLQHHVIIDGAVKLEDSLCVDLVTKQSEKIGRYLSILLNIFNPDLLVIGGDFARLGDYVLLPIQAALKKHSLGLVNRDMKLKKSTLGRRAGVIGACCIVKEKMLSPLLSK is encoded by the coding sequence ATGAATTTGAAAGATTTATTAGATAATAGTTTAGACAAAAGTCTATCCGATCAAAAGTGGCACATGCTGAGACAAACCATAGTAAAACGCTTGCTATCCAGTGGAAACGCCACAATTACTGAGCTGAGTTCGGAATTGCAATCGAGTGTGCCTACAGTAACAAAAGCGGTTAATGAATTATTGGCAGAGGGCTATATGATTGATATGGGGAAAGTCACCAATAGCGGTGGCAGACGTCCTTCCTTATATAGTATCAATCCGACTTGCGCCTATTTTATGGGAGTCGAAGTGAATATTTCGGACCTTTCGATTGGATTGCAAAACATTAAGAATGAATTTGTCAGTATCGAAATGGGGACTTCTTTTATTCTGCAAAATACTCAAGAATCACTAATGGAGTTTTGCGAAATTCTGAATTCATTTATCGAAGATAGTTCTGTTGCCAAAGATATGATAGTGGGAGTTTGTATAAACTTTTCGGGTCGTATCAATTCGATGGAAGGCTTTAGTTATAATTATTTTTATAGCGAAAACAGGCCCTTGACCGAAATTATTTCTGAGCAGTTGACTATTCCGGTTCATCTAGAAAATGATACAAGAGCCATGGCTTTTGGGGAATATAGGGAAGGAGTGGTCGATCACGAACAGAATATTATATTCCTTAATTATAGTTGGGGAGTGGCGATTGGGATGATCACCGATGGTAAACTCTATTATGGAAAATCTGGATATTCAGGAGAATTTGGTCATAGTACCATTTTTAATAATGAAATAATGTGCCAATGTGGCAAATTAGGTTGCTTAGAAACCGAAATTTCAGGTTGGTCGTTGGTAAAACAATTTCAAGAAGCCATAAGCCAGGGCAAGCAATCCAACGTCAGTATTGACGAAAATCTTTTGGGCTTACAGCATCATGTCATTATAGATGGAGCGGTCAAACTCGAAGATAGTTTGTGTGTGGATTTGGTCACCAAACAAAGCGAGAAAATAGGAAGGTATCTTTCGATTTTGCTCAACATTTTCAATCCCGATTTGTTAGTAATCGGCGGCGATTTTGCGCGCCTCGGTGATTATGTGCTCTTGCCAATTCAGGCGGCTTTGAAAAAACATTCGCTGGGTTTGGTCAATCGCGATATGAAATTAAAAAAATCTACTTTAGGCAGACGGGCCGGTGTAATAGGTGCTTGCTGTATTGTCAAGGAAAAAATGCTATCTCCTTTATTAAGTAAATAG